The nucleotide sequence TTTTACTGAGTCTCGGCATCTTCTCTTTCCTCCTGACTTTTCCTGCTTGCTTCAATTAGCTCCATAAATTGACGATAACGTTTTTGATTATGATAAAGCTCATCTAATCTTTCATAAAGAACTGGCTTAGGAATAATCTTTAGCTCATCACTATTATCAATAATCAATCCCTGATCTTTCAAAGGTTTCAATGCGGTATTAATAAAACTAAGTCGATTATTTTTTGTCCTGCTTACATCAAGGCTGTCATCTTTCTGACTCAATTTGAACTCACTAAATTCTGTCAACCATAGTTTTGCTACTTCGTCTATAGCCAATGACCACTGCTGGCTGAACTTTTCATCTTCCTTTTTCCGCTCCTGCCAGGCCTTCAGCGTTGATGATACCAGATCAGCCAAGCGATAATAAGTGATACCTTCTTCCTCCCAACGTATTCTAACATGACTTTCTTTATCCACTTCAGCCAGAAAGATAGAGATAATAATATTGGCCAGATAAAAGTGCTTTTTTCTTTTTAAGCCCTTATATTTCTCCTTCATTTGTGTATATGAATTAGCAAAATTAGAACCCCTTGCCCGGCTGACCAGATGTATATGCTGAGGTGTTTGAAAGACTTGGAGTCCTCCCTCAGCAGCCATAGTATTTACTACAGAGCGAAGTTCACTATCACTGCGGTATTTATCTGCCAGTGGTTCTGATATTGAAAGAATTTGTTTATCTAATAATTGAAAGAAGAGGGCAGCCCCATCTTCTAATTGTTCTTGATTTATAGGCATCTTTATTCCTCCTCCAGATACAGCGTATAAGCTGAAATTTCAAATTCCTGCCCTAAGCGTATTTTATCTTTAGACTGCAAATTAGCAGTAATTCTTTGACCAATCATTTCTTTTAAATTACTATTTCGTTTCAATAATCTATTAAACAAAAGTAGTCGCTCATCCAGACCAGAATATTCATGATCTACTTCGATCAAGATTATATCAGTGATAATAAACATCATGAATAGTTCCAAGTTTTTCTCCTGTGAAAGCCACTTCTGTTCTTCTTCTTCTGAAAGTTCTTCTAGCCTACTTAGAGGATATTGTCTATTTTCCATCAATTCTATAAAAATGCCATCCCACAACTCCAGAATTAAGTCCCAATCTATTTCTTCTAGCAGAACTTCTTCATGTTCCAGCATTTCATCTTCTTCACTATCATCTTCTTCAAGATATGTATAAAGCTGTTGCTCTGACCAGGCCCAGTCTAATGGAAAAATAAAGTCCTGTTCTGGTGAAAAAAGTGGAGTCAAGATCTCTTCTAGCAAATCTATATCAGGAAGACCTGAAGCAACAATAGTATCCTGCCAGAAATCCTTCTTGAAGCTGATCTGTGATGTCTTCCAGAAGATATCAGGGTTTTCTGTTCTTATTTCCAGCTCCAGAGAAAGATTGGAAATAGTCAATTCTGCAAGATAATCATGTAAGGCTCTGGCTCTTTCCAATTCTTCAAAAAGGAGTTCTCCTTCTTTTTTCTGAGCAGAAGGAAACTTGTCCAGTCGGTCACGCCAACTGAACATATCAGCAAAGACCTTTTTTTCATCTTCAAATTGTTTCTGTACTTCCTGTTTTGACCTTACTTTACGTTGCTTTTTCACTGAAAAAATAAGTGTAGGATTACGCATAATATCTTCACGCCAATCTTTTTGATCTTTGATCAAAGACCTAACCCGAGCAATTAAATTACTTACA is from Halanaerobiaceae bacterium ANBcell28 and encodes:
- a CDS encoding DUF6063 family protein, coding for MPINQEQLEDGAALFFQLLDKQILSISEPLADKYRSDSELRSVVNTMAAEGGLQVFQTPQHIHLVSRARGSNFANSYTQMKEKYKGLKRKKHFYLANIIISIFLAEVDKESHVRIRWEEEGITYYRLADLVSSTLKAWQERKKEDEKFSQQWSLAIDEVAKLWLTEFSEFKLSQKDDSLDVSRTKNNRLSFINTALKPLKDQGLIIDNSDELKIIPKPVLYERLDELYHNQKRYRQFMELIEASRKSQEEREDAETQ